In Dehalogenimonas etheniformans, one genomic interval encodes:
- a CDS encoding glycosyltransferase, with translation MAEQLRIAVLSVHSCPIGQLGGRDTGGMNVYIREMAAALARWGYLIDVYTRAHDPRDAQWEYLAPGARLIHITAGAVEEMGKLTQYNHLREFHDNLEAFRIADGASYDLVHSHYWLSGEVGLRLAQEWNVPQIFGFHTIGAAKDELGLGENEPAIRLITETEIATGCQHLTAGTQKEKDTILRHHGCDESKISVVPCGVDPDLFRPIDRRQARMTLGFHDKPLVLFVGRLDKLKGIDQLIEAMSLVEVPDCRLVVIGGDEYSRAALERLKTLADILRISDRVEFIGAVPQRELPWYYASADVVAVPSYSETFGMVALEAVSSGTPVVSTDVGAASLIIKEGFSGSVVSGNEPSALAPALTKWLENCNTDKNKLHDSVTGFGWNAVAERMENVYRHVLSKTAAGVE, from the coding sequence ATGGCAGAACAGTTGCGTATCGCCGTGTTGTCGGTCCATTCCTGTCCGATCGGGCAGTTGGGAGGACGGGATACCGGCGGAATGAATGTCTACATCCGGGAAATGGCCGCTGCTCTCGCTCGCTGGGGTTATCTGATCGATGTATACACCCGGGCGCACGATCCAAGGGACGCCCAGTGGGAGTACCTGGCACCCGGCGCCAGGCTGATACATATCACCGCCGGCGCTGTCGAAGAAATGGGCAAACTCACTCAGTACAATCACCTGCGGGAATTTCACGATAACCTCGAAGCCTTCCGGATAGCCGACGGCGCTTCGTACGATCTTGTCCACAGTCATTACTGGCTCTCCGGGGAAGTTGGCCTGAGGCTTGCTCAAGAATGGAACGTGCCGCAAATTTTCGGTTTCCATACCATCGGGGCTGCCAAAGACGAGCTTGGCCTGGGAGAAAACGAACCGGCGATAAGGCTGATCACCGAAACAGAAATCGCCACCGGATGCCAACATCTCACCGCCGGGACCCAGAAAGAAAAAGACACCATACTTCGGCACCACGGCTGTGATGAATCCAAGATATCCGTCGTTCCCTGCGGGGTAGACCCGGATCTTTTCAGACCTATCGACAGGCGACAGGCTCGAATGACGCTTGGCTTTCATGATAAGCCGCTGGTCCTCTTCGTGGGGCGGTTGGACAAACTTAAAGGGATAGACCAGCTGATCGAAGCGATGAGCCTGGTCGAAGTACCGGATTGTCGGCTGGTTGTTATCGGCGGTGACGAATATTCCAGGGCTGCCCTGGAACGCCTCAAAACCCTCGCTGACATACTCCGCATCTCAGATCGGGTGGAATTTATTGGAGCCGTTCCGCAGCGGGAATTACCGTGGTATTACGCCTCGGCTGATGTGGTGGCCGTGCCGTCATATTCAGAAACCTTTGGCATGGTAGCGCTAGAAGCAGTTTCAAGCGGCACGCCCGTTGTTTCGACCGACGTCGGGGCAGCCAGTCTAATAATAAAGGAAGGCTTTTCCGGTTCGGTCGTTTCAGGCAACGAGCCATCCGCATTGGCGCCGGCGCTAACCAAGTGGCTTGAAAATTGCAACACAGATAAGAACAAACTTCACGATTCGGTTACGGGTTTTGGTTGGAATGCGGTAGCCGAAAGAATGGAGAATGTTTATCGACACGTTTTGTCGAAGACAGCAGCCGGAGTCGAATGA
- a CDS encoding PIG-L deacetylase family protein, translated as MPLADVLVIMAHPDDPEFGAGATIARLAREGKKVVYVICTAGDKGSADRSMTPAKLVEIRMAEQRAAAKTLGVDDVVFLGHPDQALEADAELRKELVELIRRYRPELVITHSPYTRYIWWHRDHRKCGEAAMDAVFPYARDHMAYPDLLAKGLEPHKVNEVWLTGAEDANYKSDITGTFSQKIDAIKCHKSQVEEDFFQRLDRIKARASAAAEGEEFLMAEAFRRIEIPW; from the coding sequence ATGCCTCTGGCGGATGTGCTAGTCATCATGGCCCACCCAGATGACCCCGAGTTCGGGGCGGGGGCGACAATCGCGCGCTTAGCCCGGGAGGGGAAAAAGGTAGTTTACGTGATCTGCACGGCCGGAGACAAGGGATCCGCCGACCGGAGCATGACCCCAGCCAAGCTGGTAGAAATCCGGATGGCCGAGCAGAGAGCCGCCGCTAAGACCCTTGGGGTTGACGATGTCGTTTTCCTGGGGCACCCGGACCAGGCACTCGAAGCCGATGCTGAACTGCGGAAAGAACTGGTGGAGCTGATCCGGCGATACCGGCCGGAACTGGTTATAACTCACTCGCCATATACGCGGTACATCTGGTGGCACCGCGACCACCGAAAATGCGGCGAGGCGGCGATGGATGCAGTTTTCCCTTACGCCCGCGACCATATGGCTTACCCTGACTTGCTCGCCAAAGGACTAGAACCCCATAAGGTGAACGAGGTCTGGCTGACCGGGGCGGAAGACGCCAATTATAAATCCGACATCACGGGCACCTTTAGCCAAAAGATAGATGCCATTAAGTGCCACAAAAGCCAGGTCGAAGAAGATTTTTTCCAGCGGCTCGACCGGATCAAGGCGAGGGCGTCGGCGGCTGCCGAAGGCGAAGAATTTTTGATGGCCGAAGCCTTCCGCCGCATCGAAATTCCGTGGTAA
- the nusG gene encoding transcription termination/antitermination protein NusG, with protein sequence MKWYVVHTYSGHEERVKKNLGERIQTLDLGSEIGRVEVPTEEEVEVKNGQRRSVRRKILPGYVIVQMNMSDRNWQIVRNTPGVTGFVGTAGKPTPLQDHEVQRIITQMEAEAPRVKVGFKKGQSVRVIDGPFIDFIGVIDEVNTEKGKIKVLLSLFGRETPVELDFLQVEKL encoded by the coding sequence ATGAAGTGGTATGTCGTTCATACCTACTCCGGGCATGAGGAGCGGGTAAAGAAGAATCTCGGCGAGCGGATCCAAACGCTCGACCTGGGAAGCGAAATCGGCCGCGTGGAGGTCCCCACCGAAGAAGAGGTGGAGGTCAAAAACGGCCAGCGGCGTAGCGTGCGTCGCAAGATCCTGCCCGGCTACGTCATCGTCCAGATGAACATGAGCGACCGCAACTGGCAGATCGTGCGCAACACTCCCGGCGTCACCGGGTTTGTCGGCACCGCCGGTAAACCGACACCGCTTCAGGACCATGAAGTACAGCGTATCATAACCCAGATGGAAGCGGAGGCTCCGAGGGTCAAGGTCGGCTTCAAAAAGGGGCAAAGCGTCCGGGTTATCGACGGTCCTTTCATCGACTTCATCGGTGTCATCGACGAAGTCAACACCGAAAAAGGCAAGATCAAGGTTCTGTTATCATTGTTTGGCCGGGAGACTCCGGTCGAACTCGACTTTTTACAGGTAGAGAAGCTCTAG
- the tuf gene encoding elongation factor Tu, producing MAKQKFDRSKPHVNVGTIGHVDHGKTTLTAAITTVLAAAGLAEKRSFDSIDNAPEEKARGMTISISHVEYQTAKRHYAHIDCPGHADFVKNMITGAAQMDGAILVVSAPDGPMPQTREHVLLARQVRVPAIVVALNKVDVMEDEELLELVEMEVRELLNKYKFPGDDTPVVRVAAVKALECACGKRECPWCGKIMNLMDAVDSFIPLPERPKDKPFLMQVEDVFSIKGRGTVATGRVDRGTVKVGEEVEIVGLHHDIRKVVVTGVEMFHKLLDYAEPGDAVGLLLRGVEREDIERGQVLAKPGSIKPHTKAEAEVYVLSKDEGGRHTPFFNGYKPQFYIGTTDVTGNIELPEGVEMVMPGDNIKMKISLIYPVAMEAGLRFAIREGGRTVGAGAISSILE from the coding sequence ATGGCTAAACAGAAATTTGACCGCTCTAAACCGCACGTAAACGTCGGTACCATCGGGCACGTCGATCACGGCAAGACCACTCTGACCGCCGCCATCACCACCGTGTTGGCCGCCGCCGGTCTGGCCGAGAAGCGCAGTTTCGACTCGATCGACAACGCGCCAGAAGAAAAAGCCCGCGGCATGACCATCTCGATTTCGCACGTCGAATACCAGACGGCGAAACGGCACTATGCCCACATCGACTGCCCCGGACATGCCGACTTTGTTAAGAACATGATTACCGGCGCCGCCCAGATGGATGGCGCTATCCTGGTGGTCTCGGCTCCGGACGGTCCGATGCCTCAAACCCGCGAACATGTACTGCTAGCCCGTCAGGTACGTGTACCTGCCATCGTCGTCGCCCTGAACAAGGTCGATGTCATGGAAGACGAAGAGCTCCTCGAACTCGTCGAAATGGAAGTCCGTGAACTGCTCAATAAGTACAAATTTCCCGGTGATGATACTCCCGTGGTGCGGGTAGCGGCCGTCAAAGCCCTGGAATGTGCCTGCGGCAAGAGAGAATGCCCATGGTGCGGTAAGATCATGAATCTGATGGATGCAGTCGATTCCTTCATCCCGCTGCCGGAGCGCCCGAAAGACAAGCCGTTCCTGATGCAGGTTGAAGATGTCTTCTCCATCAAAGGCCGCGGCACCGTGGCCACCGGCCGCGTCGATCGGGGTACCGTCAAGGTCGGCGAAGAAGTTGAGATCGTCGGTCTCCACCACGACATCCGCAAAGTCGTCGTTACCGGCGTCGAAATGTTCCACAAGCTTTTGGACTACGCAGAACCCGGCGATGCCGTCGGTCTGCTGCTCCGCGGCGTTGAGCGTGAAGATATTGAGCGCGGCCAGGTTCTGGCCAAGCCCGGTTCGATCAAGCCTCACACCAAGGCCGAGGCTGAAGTCTACGTCCTGTCCAAGGACGAAGGCGGCCGCCACACCCCGTTCTTCAACGGCTACAAGCCCCAGTTCTACATCGGCACCACCGATGTCACCGGCAACATCGAGTTGCCCGAAGGCGTCGAAATGGTTATGCCGGGCGACAATATCAAAATGAAGATCAGCTTGATCTACCCGGTGGCCATGGAAGCCGGTCTCCGCTTTGCTATCCGCGAAGGCGGACGCACCGTCGGCGCCGGTGCCATCTCAAGCATCCTGGAGTAA
- a CDS encoding ABC transporter ATP-binding protein, with amino-acid sequence MAKDEVLVEVNNLTKYFPIGSGGFLRKKVTELKAVDGVTFAVHHGETLGLVGESGSGKTTVGKCVLQLHRPTSGEVSFKGKNLVGLTDKQLRPFRPKLQVIFQDPYESLNPRFTAYDIITEPLRLHHASKDECRNRVKELLDIVGLAPYMAERYPHEFSGGQRQRLGVARALALQPEFIVCDEPLSALDVSIQAQVLNLLDDLQRQFGVAYLFISHDLSVVRHISHRVGVMYLGKIMEIAPRDALYERPLHPYTQALLSAVPVPDPKVEAKRKVILLQGEPPSPLNPPSGCVFHPRCPKAFEECKNVVPLLNDAGNGHFVACLLHKTSWP; translated from the coding sequence TTGGCAAAAGACGAAGTCTTAGTAGAAGTCAATAACCTCACCAAATATTTCCCGATAGGATCAGGCGGTTTTCTGCGGAAAAAAGTCACCGAACTTAAGGCCGTCGATGGGGTTACTTTTGCGGTGCACCACGGGGAGACCCTGGGGCTTGTGGGCGAATCCGGGTCCGGCAAGACCACAGTAGGTAAATGCGTCCTGCAACTCCACCGGCCGACATCCGGCGAAGTCAGTTTCAAGGGAAAGAACTTAGTTGGACTCACGGATAAACAGTTGCGACCATTCCGGCCTAAACTCCAGGTAATCTTCCAGGACCCCTATGAGTCCTTGAATCCGCGGTTCACTGCCTATGATATCATCACCGAACCGTTGAGATTGCATCATGCCAGTAAAGACGAGTGCCGGAATAGGGTAAAAGAACTGCTTGATATTGTCGGGCTCGCCCCATACATGGCTGAACGGTATCCACATGAATTTTCGGGCGGCCAGAGGCAGAGGCTCGGAGTCGCCAGGGCTCTGGCGCTGCAACCTGAATTCATTGTCTGCGACGAGCCGTTATCCGCACTTGACGTGTCCATCCAGGCTCAGGTACTCAATCTGTTAGACGACCTCCAGCGTCAATTCGGTGTTGCGTATTTGTTCATTTCACACGACCTTTCAGTGGTCCGGCACATAAGCCACCGGGTAGGGGTGATGTACCTTGGCAAAATCATGGAGATAGCACCTCGCGATGCGCTATACGAGCGTCCGCTGCACCCATATACCCAGGCTTTACTTTCGGCCGTCCCTGTGCCGGACCCCAAGGTGGAGGCTAAACGGAAGGTCATCCTGCTGCAGGGCGAACCGCCCAGCCCGTTGAATCCTCCTTCGGGCTGCGTTTTTCATCCCCGCTGCCCCAAAGCATTCGAGGAATGCAAGAATGTCGTACCTCTGTTGAACGACGCGGGTAACGGTCACTTTGTCGCTTGCCTGTTGCACAAGACCTCCTGGCCGTAG
- a CDS encoding GNAT family N-acetyltransferase yields the protein MPTHLESLTIAQLRDNWQGYQQTFKAPHPFVTPEWLEAWWANFRDGDDLFLKEISADGVVLGIAPLRIHGDAARFIGSADVCDYLDFMVKPGTEAHFFDSLLEELNRSNIKTIELESLRPDSLAVKHLLPLVQSRGKSAELTDTDVSLDMPLPAIWDDYLLSLTTHQRHEIGRKMRRLEEAGEIRFDITAPGNVGAELTTLIRLLRISRADKAEFMTGQMESYFRRMAESMNQAGFLRFGHLQMGNEIVASVMCFDYNGIRYLYNSGYDPKYSSLSVGLLSKVYSIKDAIEQKMARYDFLKGAETYKYHLGGIEIPVSRLRIELT from the coding sequence ATGCCGACACACCTGGAATCTTTGACTATTGCCCAGTTGAGAGACAACTGGCAGGGATATCAACAAACCTTTAAGGCACCCCATCCGTTTGTAACACCTGAATGGCTCGAGGCGTGGTGGGCAAACTTCCGGGACGGCGATGATCTGTTCCTCAAAGAGATCTCGGCGGATGGCGTGGTCCTCGGCATAGCGCCTTTGCGCATTCATGGGGACGCGGCGCGTTTTATCGGTAGCGCCGATGTCTGCGATTACCTGGATTTCATGGTAAAACCGGGTACTGAGGCCCACTTCTTCGACTCGCTCCTTGAAGAACTTAACCGTTCGAACATCAAAACGATCGAACTTGAATCGCTCAGGCCGGACTCTCTGGCGGTGAAACACCTTTTACCCCTGGTACAGTCCAGGGGCAAAAGCGCCGAACTTACCGATACCGATGTCTCGCTGGATATGCCGTTGCCCGCGATCTGGGATGACTATCTGTTATCCCTGACCACTCACCAACGACATGAGATCGGCCGTAAAATGAGGAGACTGGAGGAGGCGGGGGAAATCCGATTTGACATAACGGCACCCGGAAACGTCGGCGCAGAATTAACCACTCTTATCAGGCTGTTGAGAATAAGCAGGGCGGATAAAGCCGAATTCATGACCGGACAGATGGAGTCCTATTTTAGGCGGATGGCCGAGTCGATGAACCAGGCTGGATTCCTGCGATTCGGGCACCTCCAAATGGGGAATGAAATTGTAGCCAGTGTTATGTGTTTTGATTATAATGGAATCAGATATCTCTATAACAGCGGTTACGACCCGAAATATTCATCATTATCCGTCGGTTTGCTGTCCAAAGTGTATTCGATAAAGGATGCTATCGAGCAGAAGATGGCCCGGTACGATTTTCTCAAGGGCGCCGAAACATATAAATATCATCTCGGTGGAATCGAAATCCCCGTGTCCCGCCTGCGAATCGAGCTAACCTGA
- the secE gene encoding preprotein translocase subunit SecE produces MENTASKSPAAKPATPAKPSFFGDIIAELKKVNWPTRDEIRKLTVMVLVVSFAVGAVLGALDYGLSFLVDHFLLK; encoded by the coding sequence ATGGAAAATACGGCTTCAAAGTCGCCGGCTGCAAAGCCGGCGACTCCCGCCAAGCCCAGTTTCTTCGGCGATATAATCGCCGAACTTAAAAAAGTTAACTGGCCTACCCGCGATGAAATCCGCAAATTGACCGTGATGGTGCTTGTGGTTTCTTTCGCCGTCGGCGCCGTCCTGGGCGCGCTGGACTACGGTTTGTCTTTCCTGGTCGACCATTTCCTGTTGAAATAA
- the rpmG gene encoding 50S ribosomal protein L33 produces the protein MPKSENRIVVTFACTECSERVYTSSKNKRNDTRRLEIKKYCPRCQTHRQFKETK, from the coding sequence ATGCCTAAATCGGAAAATCGTATCGTTGTAACCTTTGCCTGCACCGAGTGCAGCGAGCGGGTTTATACTTCTTCCAAGAATAAGCGCAACGACACCCGCCGCTTGGAGATCAAGAAGTATTGTCCCCGTTGTCAGACCCATCGTCAATTCAAGGAGACGAAGTAA